From Candidatus Manganitrophus morganii, the proteins below share one genomic window:
- a CDS encoding glutaredoxin: MNIAIYKKTGCPWAAAVAAFLKAQDIPFEERDMTRNPDFKREIEEKSGQSKSPTLIIDGEILPDASVEQVFEVLQKKK, from the coding sequence ATGAACATTGCCATTTATAAAAAGACAGGATGCCCTTGGGCGGCGGCCGTCGCGGCATTTCTGAAAGCGCAAGATATTCCGTTTGAGGAAAGGGATATGACCCGGAACCCGGATTTCAAAAGAGAGATCGAAGAGAAGTCGGGTCAAAGCAAAAGCCCGACGTTGATCATTGACGGTGAGATCCTTCCGGATGCAAGCGTCGAGCAGGTCTTCGAAGTCTTGCAGAAGAAAAAATAA
- a CDS encoding ArsR family transcriptional regulator has product MSKANRSGAAVKLKDYAYLFSALGDETRLSLVMKLSKGRRQSISQLTEGSELTRQAVTKHLRVLEGAGVVRSTYSGRENLFELDTRPFKDMKEYLEFVSDQWDQALSRLKSFVES; this is encoded by the coding sequence ATGTCGAAGGCAAATCGTAGCGGAGCGGCAGTCAAGCTCAAAGATTACGCATACCTCTTCTCGGCTCTGGGAGATGAGACGCGTCTATCCCTCGTGATGAAACTCTCCAAGGGGCGGCGTCAGTCGATCTCACAATTAACAGAAGGGTCGGAGCTCACGCGGCAGGCGGTGACAAAACATCTCAGGGTGTTGGAGGGCGCCGGCGTCGTGCGGAGCACCTACTCCGGCCGTGAAAATCTTTTTGAGCTTGATACGCGCCCATTCAAAGACATGAAGGAGTACCTGGAGTTTGTTTCCGATCAATGGGATCAGGCGCTATCGCGACTGAAATCATTTGTGGAAAGTTAG
- a CDS encoding VOC family protein, with product MMIKRLLHTRLRVSDLNQALYFFTEVLGLQVTERHDSPRGSKLAFLSVPGGQEEIELCEYKPSGPVQVQEDLVHLAFEVNHLDAMLVYLKSKGVPITDGPTVSSSGSRFAFIEAPDKYEIELIERAR from the coding sequence ATGATGATTAAACGGCTGCTGCATACCCGATTGCGCGTCTCAGACCTGAATCAGGCCCTTTATTTCTTCACCGAAGTCCTGGGTCTCCAAGTGACCGAGCGTCACGACTCCCCCCGAGGCTCCAAGCTCGCCTTCCTCTCCGTGCCGGGGGGACAGGAGGAGATCGAGCTTTGCGAATACAAGCCGAGCGGCCCGGTGCAGGTTCAGGAAGATTTGGTCCATCTCGCCTTCGAGGTCAACCACCTCGATGCGATGCTCGTCTACCTCAAGTCAAAGGGAGTTCCGATCACCGACGGTCCCACCGTCTCTTCCAGCGGGAGTCGCTTCGCTTTCATCGAGGCGCCCGATAAATATGAAATCGAGCTGATCGAGAGAGCGCGATGA
- a CDS encoding sulfite oxidase-like oxidoreductase produces MIRSGARWYNPNCKEEFTLEPDDRLIAKKEGWARNGRGLTGEIQKDERPRLPPGQKLNKGFPVLDLGILPEVDIDDWALSIKGEIENPLVWNWDRFSALATDRIVTDFHCVTTWSIFDAHWEGLFFRKLIEQVRPAPEAKFVYFTSYDGYTTNLPLSVCADDDVLLAHAWNGQPLSREHGGPVRMIVPKRYAWKSAKWIKEIHFMKNDRLGFWEMRGYSNTADPWTEDRYAQ; encoded by the coding sequence TTGATCCGTTCCGGGGCGCGATGGTACAATCCGAACTGCAAGGAGGAATTTACTTTGGAGCCGGATGATCGGCTGATTGCCAAGAAAGAAGGGTGGGCCCGGAACGGACGGGGCCTGACGGGAGAGATCCAAAAGGACGAACGACCGCGCCTTCCTCCCGGACAGAAGCTCAACAAGGGCTTTCCCGTGTTGGATCTCGGCATCCTTCCCGAGGTCGATATCGATGATTGGGCGCTATCGATCAAAGGGGAGATCGAAAACCCGCTCGTCTGGAATTGGGACCGGTTCAGCGCGTTGGCGACCGACCGGATCGTCACCGACTTCCATTGCGTCACGACCTGGAGCATCTTCGATGCGCATTGGGAGGGGCTCTTCTTCAGGAAGCTGATTGAACAGGTCCGGCCCGCCCCGGAAGCGAAATTCGTTTACTTCACCTCCTACGACGGCTACACCACCAACCTCCCCCTCTCGGTCTGCGCCGACGACGATGTCCTGCTCGCCCACGCGTGGAACGGCCAGCCCCTTTCGAGGGAACATGGGGGCCCGGTCCGGATGATCGTCCCCAAGCGATATGCCTGGAAGAGCGCCAAGTGGATCAAAGAGATCCACTTCATGAAAAACGACCGGCTCGGCTTTTGGGAAATGCGCGGCTATTCCAACACCGCCGACCCCTGGACGGAAGACCGCTACGCGCAATAG
- a CDS encoding sulfite exporter TauE/SafE family protein, which yields MTEALLLGAIGAVAGMMAGLLGIGGGVLLVPALIFLFQARGVAPEIVTQLAVGTSLATILFTGSAGAWTHHKNGNVDWQAVTGMSLFIVVGTQVGAVLAGAIHGMTLKRLFGFFELMIAARMLIVPPPKPPGKPVSTGWIYPFGGLTIGAVSSLFGIGGGTLTVPLLVTLLDRPIKIAIGTSSAQGVVIALFGAAGFVYHGWAHSALPPDAWGFVSPKAALLIAITSTLTAPVGASLAHRLHPPYLSRAFGIFLIFVGMKLLGLF from the coding sequence ATGACCGAGGCGCTCCTCCTCGGAGCGATCGGCGCGGTCGCCGGCATGATGGCCGGCCTGCTTGGCATCGGCGGCGGCGTCCTCTTGGTGCCGGCGCTGATTTTTCTTTTTCAGGCGCGCGGGGTCGCGCCGGAGATCGTCACCCAGCTCGCCGTTGGAACCAGCCTCGCGACCATCCTTTTTACCGGCTCGGCCGGCGCCTGGACGCACCACAAGAACGGCAACGTCGATTGGCAGGCGGTGACGGGGATGTCGCTCTTCATCGTGGTCGGGACGCAGGTCGGGGCCGTTCTGGCGGGGGCGATTCATGGGATGACTCTCAAGCGCCTCTTCGGTTTTTTTGAATTGATGATCGCGGCGCGGATGCTCATCGTCCCGCCGCCGAAGCCCCCCGGGAAGCCGGTTTCAACCGGGTGGATCTACCCTTTCGGCGGACTGACCATCGGCGCCGTCTCCTCCCTTTTCGGCATCGGCGGAGGAACGCTTACCGTTCCCCTCCTCGTCACCCTTCTCGACCGGCCGATCAAGATCGCGATCGGGACCTCCAGCGCGCAAGGGGTGGTCATTGCGCTCTTCGGAGCCGCCGGCTTCGTTTATCATGGCTGGGCACATTCGGCCCTTCCCCCCGACGCGTGGGGATTTGTCTCACCCAAAGCGGCCCTCCTGATCGCCATCACCAGCACGCTGACCGCGCCGGTCGGCGCTTCGCTGGCCCACCGGCTTCACCCGCCTTACCTCAGCCGGGCCTTCGGGATCTTTCTGATTTTCGTTGGGATGAAACTGTTGGGTCTTTTTTGA
- a CDS encoding SRPBCC family protein — MNDRIEKSIELKAPISKVWRALTDYREFGEWFGVKLEGPFIPGKTVQGKISHQGEDFKWKVVVQKMEPEQLFSFTWHPYAVDPKIDYSAEIPTLVEFKLAKTASGTLLTITESGFDKIPANRRAEAFRMDERGWEAQMRDIQQHVEGKS, encoded by the coding sequence ATGAACGATCGCATCGAAAAAAGCATTGAGCTCAAAGCGCCGATTTCAAAGGTCTGGCGCGCGCTGACCGATTACCGGGAGTTTGGCGAATGGTTTGGAGTGAAGCTGGAGGGACCGTTTATTCCCGGCAAAACCGTCCAAGGAAAAATCAGCCATCAGGGAGAAGATTTTAAATGGAAAGTCGTGGTCCAGAAGATGGAGCCCGAGCAACTCTTTTCCTTCACATGGCATCCTTACGCCGTCGATCCCAAAATAGATTACTCCGCGGAAATCCCGACGCTCGTTGAATTCAAATTGGCGAAGACCGCAAGCGGCACGCTGCTGACCATCACGGAGTCGGGCTTTGATAAAATCCCCGCCAACCGTCGCGCCGAGGCATTTCGTATGGATGAACGGGGTTGGGAAGCTCAAATGAGGGACATACAACAGCATGTCGAAGGCAAATCGTAG
- a CDS encoding formylglycine-generating enzyme family protein — translation MKFGQWIIIGLALVIGWTFQAPPVLSAKPKTEAPPGMVLIPAGPFWMGLDKLPPDTPWGQEDAKPKHEVNLPPFYIDRTEVTYGDYKKVDPSLRIPGRTETFPVTDVNWFEADRYCRAIGKRLPTEAEWEKAARGTDGRAYVWGEGFDPQKTNVGKFPMPVGAVPQDKSPYGVLDMGGNVSEWTDSWYQPYPGNKYNSSDYGILHKVVRGGSFNSDRHFADEMFTQVTFRNYNRPDVFGPDNGFRCALSAPPAKPPSSNPKDEKRR, via the coding sequence ATGAAATTCGGACAATGGATCATCATCGGACTCGCGCTCGTCATCGGCTGGACCTTTCAGGCCCCGCCGGTTCTTTCCGCAAAGCCGAAAACGGAGGCCCCGCCCGGGATGGTCCTGATCCCCGCCGGACCGTTCTGGATGGGGCTCGATAAACTCCCCCCCGACACCCCCTGGGGCCAGGAAGACGCCAAGCCGAAACATGAGGTGAATCTTCCCCCCTTTTACATCGACCGGACGGAGGTGACCTACGGCGACTACAAAAAAGTCGATCCCAGCCTGAGGATACCGGGCCGGACCGAGACCTTTCCGGTCACCGACGTCAACTGGTTCGAGGCCGACCGCTACTGCCGGGCGATCGGCAAACGGCTTCCGACCGAGGCGGAGTGGGAAAAGGCGGCGCGCGGAACCGACGGCCGCGCCTACGTCTGGGGAGAGGGATTCGATCCGCAAAAAACGAACGTCGGAAAATTTCCGATGCCGGTCGGCGCCGTGCCTCAAGACAAGAGCCCCTACGGCGTTCTCGACATGGGGGGGAACGTGTCGGAATGGACCGACAGCTGGTATCAGCCCTATCCCGGCAACAAATACAACTCGTCCGACTACGGCATTCTTCACAAGGTCGTCCGGGGCGGCTCGTTTAATTCGGACCGGCACTTCGCCGACGAGATGTTCACCCAGGTCACGTTTCGCAATTACAACCGCCCCGACGTCTTCGGCCCCGACAACGGTTTCCGCTGCGCCCTCTCGGCCCCGCCGGCCAAACCGCCGTCATCCAATCCGAAAGACGAGAAGCGCCGATGA
- a CDS encoding YfiR family protein gives MMALVFPVQAAPPALTEYQVKAAFIYNFAKFVEWPEEVMGDGRPFVIGIVGQDPFGNFIDEAITGKRIREKKMTVRRFSRIEEAVDSHILFISGSEEKNITGHLKGLGRAPILTVSDADRFAGQGGMVQLVMEQNRVRFAVNVSAFERAGLRPSSQLLKLARIVPDGGADKRFPSGEWYSGRSLYYPLKTLYSIQLQKLIRKLKAGSPSPVQADQGGKL, from the coding sequence ATGATGGCGTTGGTTTTTCCTGTTCAAGCCGCGCCGCCGGCGCTTACCGAATATCAGGTGAAAGCGGCCTTTATTTATAACTTCGCCAAATTTGTGGAGTGGCCCGAAGAGGTCATGGGGGATGGCCGGCCCTTTGTGATCGGGATTGTGGGGCAGGACCCTTTTGGGAATTTTATTGATGAGGCGATTACCGGAAAGCGGATCCGCGAAAAGAAAATGACCGTCAGGCGATTCTCCCGGATCGAAGAGGCGGTCGATTCGCATATTCTTTTTATCAGCGGCTCGGAGGAGAAAAATATCACCGGGCATCTGAAGGGTCTGGGCCGCGCGCCGATCCTCACCGTCAGCGACGCCGACCGGTTTGCCGGGCAAGGGGGGATGGTCCAATTGGTCATGGAGCAAAACCGGGTTCGTTTTGCCGTCAACGTGTCGGCATTCGAGCGGGCCGGTTTGAGGCCGAGCTCCCAGTTGTTAAAACTGGCCCGGATCGTCCCCGATGGCGGCGCGGATAAAAGATTCCCATCCGGTGAATGGTATTCTGGACGTTCCCTCTACTATCCATTAAAAACACTCTACAGCATTCAGCTTCAGAAGCTGATTCGGAAACTGAAGGCAGGTTCTCCTTCTCCTGTTCAAGCCGATCAGGGGGGAAAACTCTAA
- a CDS encoding competence/damage-inducible protein A, producing MAQQSKNAAIIIIGNEILSGKVQDANSPYLTGELRALGVDVQRISVIPDEIDTIGEEVAACRKRYHLVFTSGGVGPTHDDVTMEGIARGVGRPLTHHPILDQLLRTVYGGDLNPAQLKLADVPEGLELLHAEGLRVPVLRFENIYIFPGIPSLLVRKFEAIKERFRETPFHLRKIFLTGDEALVAEDLNKVLRLFPRLLLGSYPILHHPEYKVILTLESKDKGYLEGATQSLLSFLPKDVVLRLE from the coding sequence ATGGCGCAGCAAAGTAAAAACGCCGCAATCATCATCATCGGCAATGAAATCCTCTCCGGAAAAGTTCAAGACGCGAACTCCCCTTACCTCACCGGCGAGCTGCGGGCCTTGGGGGTCGACGTCCAGCGGATCTCGGTGATCCCCGATGAAATCGATACCATCGGCGAAGAGGTCGCCGCTTGCCGGAAGAGATACCATCTTGTTTTCACCAGCGGCGGGGTCGGGCCGACCCATGATGATGTGACGATGGAAGGGATTGCCCGAGGGGTCGGAAGGCCGCTGACCCATCATCCCATCCTCGATCAGCTCCTCAGGACCGTTTACGGGGGAGATTTAAATCCGGCGCAACTGAAGCTGGCCGATGTGCCGGAGGGGCTCGAGCTTCTCCACGCGGAGGGGCTTCGGGTTCCGGTGCTTCGCTTCGAGAATATTTATATCTTTCCGGGAATCCCCTCTTTATTGGTCCGGAAATTCGAAGCGATCAAGGAGCGATTCAGAGAAACGCCTTTCCATCTCCGAAAAATTTTCCTCACCGGAGACGAAGCGCTCGTCGCCGAAGATCTCAACAAAGTCCTCCGCCTCTTCCCCCGCCTTCTCCTCGGATCGTACCCGATCCTCCATCATCCCGAATACAAAGTGATCCTCACCCTGGAATCGAAAGACAAAGGGTATCTTGAAGGGGCGACGCAGTCGCTTCTGTCGTTCTTGCCGAAGGATGTGGTGCTGAGGCTGGAGTAA
- a CDS encoding VOC family protein, protein MKNKALPTYGDPTVQKMIETFFDGNEAARVYADECQRRGLPLVIDHITIRCMNVDRRAEPFLTSGYRFEGEVVEYPDQGWWAKVYRRPGYPALFVDQAYEDERGGKSIIPAWVARFSDQVLHHVAVRVSDIDQTVAALRERGVEFSGAVVGNKGTRLRQIFTASEVREGEAFSVLELTERNGYDGFYPEQADSLMQSSTKTRSK, encoded by the coding sequence ATGAAAAACAAGGCCCTTCCCACCTACGGCGATCCGACGGTTCAGAAAATGATCGAGACTTTTTTTGACGGCAACGAGGCGGCCCGGGTTTATGCCGATGAATGCCAAAGAAGGGGCCTGCCCCTCGTCATCGACCACATCACGATCCGCTGCATGAATGTCGATCGCCGTGCGGAGCCGTTCCTGACAAGCGGCTATCGTTTCGAAGGAGAGGTCGTCGAGTATCCCGATCAGGGGTGGTGGGCCAAGGTCTACCGGCGGCCCGGCTATCCGGCCCTCTTCGTCGATCAGGCGTACGAGGATGAACGCGGGGGAAAGAGCATCATTCCGGCCTGGGTTGCCCGGTTCAGCGACCAGGTGCTCCATCACGTCGCCGTCCGGGTGAGTGATATCGATCAGACCGTCGCGGCGCTCCGGGAGCGGGGGGTGGAGTTCTCCGGCGCGGTGGTCGGCAATAAGGGAACGCGCCTTCGGCAAATCTTTACGGCGTCGGAAGTCCGGGAGGGAGAGGCGTTTTCCGTTCTGGAATTGACGGAGCGGAACGGCTACGACGGATTCTATCCGGAACAGGCCGACAGCCTGATGCAATCATCGACCAAAACGCGATCCAAATAA
- a CDS encoding SRPBCC domain-containing protein — translation MVDIIHRVGMKAPISKVYAALSTVEGIAGWWTKETTGVSKSGGEIEVRFLTPSGKEIGSMTMEVMALDPNKKVHWRFKSGPAEWIGTDVIFDLSQEGDYTIVLFAHKNWREAVEFTAHCSMKWAIFMLSLRDLVETGKGKPSPNDIKIDNWN, via the coding sequence ATGGTCGATATCATTCACAGGGTTGGAATGAAGGCGCCGATTTCGAAAGTTTACGCAGCGTTATCGACGGTCGAGGGCATTGCGGGCTGGTGGACAAAGGAAACGACGGGCGTTTCTAAATCCGGTGGAGAGATTGAAGTCCGCTTCCTCACCCCGAGCGGAAAGGAAATCGGCAGCATGACCATGGAGGTGATGGCGCTCGATCCGAACAAGAAGGTGCATTGGCGTTTCAAATCGGGGCCGGCAGAATGGATCGGAACGGACGTGATATTCGACCTATCCCAGGAAGGTGATTACACGATCGTTCTCTTCGCTCACAAGAACTGGCGTGAGGCGGTCGAGTTTACCGCTCATTGCAGCATGAAGTGGGCCATATTCATGTTGAGTCTCAGAGACCTCGTTGAAACAGGAAAAGGGAAACCCTCGCCCAACGACATCAAAATCGATAATTGGAATTAA
- a CDS encoding PAS domain S-box protein: MNPQEKINILLVDDHPQNLLSLEALLDSPDYHLVKAHSGKEALKHLLKEDFALILLDVRMPDIDGLETAKLIKQREQSKYIPIIFLTALQQDEQQLFEGYSAGAVDYVLKPFNPLILRSKVSVFVDLYKKNRKLLQEQKERLNVEAARRRLSAQYAVTRVLAESTTLKQAAPKIIQAICDSLTWELGVIWLVDKERYRLRYVEIWHKPSEALAAFEEVCRKKTFLVGEGLPGRIWANGEPAWISDVVEDANFPREGIAIDEGLHAAFGFPIRGGTDLLGVIEFFSHEIREPDADVLQLMASIGSSIGQFIERKQAERATQESEARKTAILESALDCIITMDHQGRVIEFNPASERTFGFRRDEVIGKEMAELIIPPALREKHREGLAHYLATENGPILGKRIEMTAIRANGAEFPVELAVTRIPLDGPPLFTGYLRDITQRKEAEESLEQRTIEAQEASRLKSQFVSNVSHELRTPINSILGYASLLLDETYGPVGDEQKTPLEGVVRNASDLLALVNDVLDLSKIEAGKLLIHIEALNLPDLLKGIIIGMKPLLDQKPIQLKWKGFDRLPPIESDVGKIKQIFTNLFSNAVKFTSKGSITVTGKNLPERKGIEIALQDTGIGIKAEELPKLFNAFHQVDAELTRAYGGVGLGLRIVKDLVHLLQGEIRVESSHGEGSTFTVFLPVRLNETKQIRQDKE; encoded by the coding sequence ATGAATCCTCAGGAAAAAATAAATATATTGTTGGTAGACGACCATCCTCAAAACCTTCTTTCGCTGGAAGCGCTCCTCGACTCCCCTGATTATCATTTGGTCAAGGCCCACTCCGGGAAAGAGGCCCTCAAACATCTTCTCAAGGAAGATTTTGCCCTCATTCTGCTCGATGTCCGAATGCCGGACATCGATGGATTGGAGACCGCCAAGCTCATTAAACAACGGGAACAATCAAAATATATTCCGATTATTTTTCTCACCGCACTCCAGCAGGATGAGCAACAGCTATTCGAAGGGTATTCAGCCGGCGCGGTCGATTATGTCCTCAAACCATTCAACCCGCTCATTCTAAGATCGAAAGTCTCCGTCTTTGTCGATTTATATAAAAAGAACCGGAAACTATTACAAGAACAAAAAGAGCGTCTGAACGTCGAGGCCGCGCGAAGACGCCTGTCGGCTCAATATGCCGTGACGCGCGTCCTGGCGGAATCGACGACTTTAAAACAAGCCGCCCCCAAAATCATTCAGGCCATTTGCGACAGCTTAACATGGGAACTTGGCGTGATTTGGCTCGTGGACAAGGAGCGGTACCGGCTGCGGTACGTCGAGATATGGCACAAGCCTTCCGAGGCGCTTGCCGCTTTCGAAGAGGTCTGCCGAAAAAAGACCTTCCTGGTTGGCGAAGGGCTGCCGGGACGGATTTGGGCCAACGGAGAGCCGGCCTGGATTTCCGACGTCGTCGAAGACGCGAACTTCCCGAGAGAGGGAATCGCCATCGATGAAGGGCTGCATGCGGCGTTTGGATTCCCGATCCGGGGCGGGACAGATCTCTTGGGGGTCATTGAATTCTTCAGTCATGAAATCCGAGAACCGGATGCGGACGTCCTTCAGTTGATGGCCAGTATCGGAAGTTCGATCGGGCAGTTCATCGAACGAAAACAGGCGGAGAGAGCGACGCAAGAAAGTGAGGCCCGCAAAACGGCTATCCTGGAGTCGGCGTTGGATTGTATTATTACGATGGATCACCAGGGAAGAGTCATCGAGTTCAACCCGGCGTCGGAGAGGACCTTCGGCTTCCGGCGGGATGAGGTGATCGGGAAGGAGATGGCGGAGTTGATTATTCCCCCCGCCCTGCGAGAGAAACATCGCGAAGGCTTGGCGCATTACCTCGCCACCGAAAACGGACCCATTTTGGGAAAGCGGATTGAGATGACCGCGATTCGGGCGAATGGAGCCGAATTTCCGGTCGAGCTTGCCGTCACCCGGATTCCCTTGGACGGCCCCCCCCTGTTCACCGGCTATCTGCGCGATATTACCCAACGGAAGGAAGCGGAAGAATCCCTCGAACAGCGGACGATCGAAGCGCAAGAAGCCAGCCGTCTTAAATCACAATTTGTCTCGAACGTTTCCCACGAATTGAGGACGCCGATCAATTCGATTCTCGGCTACGCTTCTCTTCTGTTGGATGAAACGTACGGCCCGGTCGGCGATGAACAAAAGACCCCTCTGGAAGGGGTGGTGAGAAACGCCAGTGATCTCCTCGCCCTGGTCAATGATGTCCTGGATCTATCCAAAATCGAAGCGGGAAAACTGCTCATTCATATCGAAGCGCTGAATCTCCCCGACTTACTCAAAGGGATCATCATCGGGATGAAACCCCTTTTGGATCAGAAACCGATTCAGCTTAAATGGAAGGGGTTCGATCGTCTTCCACCGATTGAATCGGATGTCGGGAAGATCAAGCAGATTTTCACCAATCTCTTCTCCAACGCCGTCAAATTTACCTCCAAGGGGAGTATTACGGTCACCGGAAAAAATCTGCCGGAGAGAAAAGGGATTGAGATCGCCCTTCAGGATACCGGCATCGGCATTAAGGCGGAAGAGCTGCCTAAACTATTCAACGCATTTCATCAAGTCGATGCCGAATTGACGCGCGCCTACGGCGGCGTCGGTTTGGGCTTAAGAATCGTAAAAGATTTGGTCCACCTCCTTCAGGGAGAGATCCGCGTCGAGAGCAGCCATGGGGAAGGATCGACCTTTACCGTTTTTTTACCCGTTCGATTGAATGAAACGAAACAAATAAGGCAAGACAAAGAATGA
- a CDS encoding DUF2442 domain-containing protein has product MNYLPQVIAARHISGFIVSTRFDDGTEKHIDLSQWFKGPVFEPLKDPKLFKKFFIEGGTLAWPNGVDIAPEALYAARDLEKKHHKKMERIRKTPRSS; this is encoded by the coding sequence ATGAATTATTTACCACAGGTAATCGCAGCGCGCCATATAAGCGGATTTATCGTTTCAACTCGTTTCGATGACGGAACTGAGAAACACATTGATCTTTCTCAATGGTTCAAAGGCCCGGTTTTTGAACCTCTCAAGGATCCAAAGCTGTTTAAAAAGTTCTTCATAGAAGGGGGAACACTCGCTTGGCCAAACGGCGTCGATATCGCTCCTGAAGCCTTGTACGCCGCGCGTGACTTAGAAAAAAAGCACCACAAAAAGATGGAGCGGATACGGAAAACACCCCGCTCATCTTAA